In a single window of the Arthrobacter globiformis genome:
- a CDS encoding MBL fold metallo-hydrolase, producing the protein MDNELNGLVQSPYGTAYTRISTSAFSCTGRAGHMANIMSTRRDCAATVLGGPTTLIDVGGLRILADPTFDEAGSHGYLFKTTEPAASETDLGPVDLVLISHDAHPDNLDIRGRAFALKAPLILSGALSAQRLGPPAVGLSPWSSRTLPRGDGLGGLTIMAVPAVHGPEDGERDVDGHINCETIGFVVSGQGLPTIYISGDNASIRTVAQISRVIDGIDVAVLFAGAARVPAKFDGRPLSLDSKGAAAAAAVLGAKIVVPAHYDGWAHFSEGRADIERAFYEAGLSSLLHIAERGNWVPLHPDARRPCA; encoded by the coding sequence ATGGACAACGAACTCAACGGTTTGGTGCAGTCCCCCTATGGAACTGCTTATACTCGCATCTCCACTTCAGCGTTCTCATGCACCGGACGGGCTGGTCACATGGCTAACATAATGAGCACCAGGCGGGACTGTGCAGCAACAGTTCTCGGTGGCCCCACAACACTCATCGACGTCGGAGGCCTGCGAATCCTCGCTGACCCGACATTCGACGAAGCCGGTTCCCATGGATACCTCTTCAAAACAACGGAACCTGCTGCAAGTGAAACCGACCTGGGGCCCGTTGATCTCGTACTGATCAGCCACGATGCGCATCCGGACAATCTCGACATCCGAGGCCGGGCTTTTGCACTGAAGGCGCCCCTCATTCTGTCCGGCGCCCTGAGCGCACAGAGGCTTGGGCCGCCAGCGGTCGGCCTCTCGCCCTGGTCCAGCCGCACCCTTCCTCGCGGAGACGGACTCGGCGGGCTGACCATAATGGCAGTCCCTGCAGTCCACGGACCTGAAGACGGTGAGCGTGATGTCGACGGCCATATCAATTGCGAAACCATCGGATTTGTGGTGTCGGGTCAGGGACTACCCACGATCTACATAAGCGGCGACAACGCTTCAATAAGGACAGTTGCCCAGATCTCGCGCGTTATTGATGGTATTGATGTCGCCGTACTGTTCGCGGGCGCCGCTCGGGTCCCTGCAAAGTTCGATGGCCGGCCCCTATCCCTGGACAGTAAGGGGGCAGCCGCTGCGGCAGCTGTTCTCGGCGCGAAAATCGTGGTCCCTGCTCACTATGACGGGTGGGCACATTTCTCTGAGGGCCGTGCTGACATTGAACGCGCCTTCTATGAAGCAGGGCTCTCCTCCTTACTGCATATAGCCGAACGCGGGAATTGGGTGCCGCTTCACCCCGACGCCCGCCGACCCTGCGCATGA
- a CDS encoding TetR/AcrR family transcriptional regulator, producing the protein MGRKSDARQRILDAGAELFRQRAYSSIGVAEICAAAGVPKGSFYYFFASKQALAIEVINEHWNWQRGEWARILGGPGTVAERLRSLFFTTADIQSQALEGTGAVTGCLFGNLALEISSHDDPTRTRLQEIFHEQIDIVETVIRDGVASGELRLTDPRAAAKSIVAQIEGLVLFAKLFNDPGQLDQLWQNSMNLLGREKHAAL; encoded by the coding sequence ATGGGACGTAAATCAGACGCAAGACAGCGCATTCTCGACGCCGGGGCCGAACTCTTCAGGCAAAGGGCGTACAGCTCCATCGGCGTCGCCGAAATCTGTGCGGCGGCAGGCGTGCCGAAGGGAAGCTTCTATTATTTTTTCGCATCGAAGCAGGCCCTTGCGATAGAAGTTATCAACGAGCACTGGAACTGGCAGCGTGGCGAATGGGCCCGCATCCTGGGCGGACCGGGCACGGTTGCCGAACGCCTCCGGAGTCTCTTCTTCACCACCGCTGACATACAGAGTCAGGCATTGGAGGGAACGGGAGCCGTGACAGGTTGCCTCTTCGGCAACCTTGCCCTTGAAATCAGCTCTCACGACGATCCGACCCGCACCCGTCTTCAGGAAATCTTCCACGAGCAAATAGACATCGTGGAAACGGTGATCCGGGACGGCGTAGCCAGCGGAGAGCTGAGGTTGACGGATCCGCGTGCGGCAGCAAAATCCATCGTCGCCCAGATCGAGGGCCTGGTACTTTTTGCGAAGCTGTTCAACGATCCGGGACAACTTGATCAGCTGTGGCAGAACAGCATGAACCTGCTCGGCAGGGAAAAACACGCAGCGCTCTAG
- a CDS encoding SDR family NAD(P)-dependent oxidoreductase — protein sequence METRKVAVVTGASQGIGAGLVSAFRGIGYSVVANSRSIGESDDSGVVTVAGDISDPAVAEVVIATAVETFGRLDTLVNNAGIFISKPFTEYTREDYDHVLQVNLGGFFHVTQQAIAQMVEQGTGHVVNVTTTLVEYANSSLPSALASLTKGGLSSVTKSLAVEYAGRGVRVNAVSPGVIGTPMHPEETRATLAALHPVGRLGTIDDVTRGVLYLEHAPFVTGEFLHVDGGQSAGN from the coding sequence ATGGAAACTCGTAAAGTCGCCGTCGTTACAGGGGCCTCGCAGGGGATCGGAGCGGGACTCGTTTCTGCCTTCCGTGGCATCGGCTACTCTGTAGTCGCCAATTCACGATCGATCGGAGAGTCCGATGATTCTGGTGTCGTCACTGTTGCCGGTGACATTTCCGACCCGGCAGTGGCCGAGGTGGTGATCGCCACCGCCGTTGAGACGTTCGGCCGCCTCGACACGCTCGTGAACAACGCTGGCATCTTCATCTCCAAGCCGTTCACCGAGTACACACGGGAGGACTACGACCACGTTCTCCAGGTGAACCTTGGTGGTTTCTTTCACGTCACGCAGCAGGCAATCGCGCAGATGGTCGAGCAGGGAACGGGTCATGTGGTGAACGTAACCACCACGCTCGTTGAATACGCCAACTCCAGCCTTCCGTCAGCTCTAGCCTCGCTGACCAAGGGAGGACTGTCCTCGGTAACGAAATCCCTCGCCGTCGAATACGCCGGCCGTGGAGTCCGAGTGAACGCGGTTTCTCCTGGAGTCATTGGAACTCCCATGCACCCGGAAGAGACGCGGGCAACGCTGGCCGCCCTGCACCCGGTGGGACGCTTGGGGACGATTGACGATGTCACCCGCGGGGTCCTTTACCTCGAGCATGCGCCCTTCGTGACCGGCGAGTTCCTGCACGTCGACGGCGGACAGAGCGCCGGCAACTGA
- a CDS encoding SgcJ/EcaC family oxidoreductase, translating to MNSIAQLATLTEVLGEWADGIRRHQPERVASYFTQDALFQGFDKKHTIGRPGIVRYYDKQPVGVRPQFQIMEHRQLADDALIAYVDVDFIRPEGITVPVHLTVVLQQVEDLWLIRHYHVSKID from the coding sequence ATGAACAGCATTGCGCAACTTGCCACTCTGACTGAAGTTCTGGGGGAGTGGGCAGACGGAATTCGAAGACACCAACCAGAACGGGTTGCCTCCTACTTCACCCAGGATGCACTGTTCCAAGGTTTCGACAAGAAGCACACGATCGGCAGGCCTGGCATCGTCAGGTATTACGACAAGCAGCCCGTGGGCGTCCGTCCCCAGTTCCAGATTATGGAACACCGGCAGCTCGCGGATGATGCTCTCATCGCTTATGTCGATGTCGACTTCATTCGTCCTGAGGGCATTACCGTTCCGGTACACCTAACGGTTGTCCTGCAGCAGGTTGAGGATTTGTGGCTGATACGCCATTACCACGTTTCGAAAATTGACTAG
- a CDS encoding TetR/AcrR family transcriptional regulator — translation MPVAQSVGRRERNKQQKLARITAAASELFAEHGVDEVTTQQIADKADIGTGTLFLYAKTKGELLLLVQNAGYVAALERGRVDAETVPGVLDAVLAIVRPIVECNRTHIENGRTYLREMVFGDPKEPRHGEALAVVAKTEEILATVVRRDKRYGEDDAAAVARIISAVIFFSMAASANAPLSLEEVMQDVRRQLAVVLDR, via the coding sequence ATGCCTGTCGCCCAGTCAGTGGGCCGACGCGAGCGGAACAAGCAGCAGAAGCTGGCCCGTATCACCGCCGCGGCCAGCGAGTTGTTCGCCGAGCATGGCGTGGACGAGGTCACTACCCAGCAGATCGCTGATAAAGCCGACATCGGCACGGGGACCCTGTTTCTCTATGCCAAGACCAAGGGTGAACTCCTGCTGCTGGTGCAGAACGCCGGGTACGTGGCGGCGCTGGAGCGTGGCCGGGTAGATGCCGAGACGGTTCCGGGTGTGTTGGACGCGGTTCTGGCTATCGTCCGCCCGATCGTGGAGTGCAACCGCACCCACATCGAGAACGGCCGCACGTACCTGCGCGAGATGGTCTTTGGAGATCCAAAGGAGCCGCGCCACGGCGAGGCTCTGGCCGTAGTCGCGAAGACAGAGGAAATCCTCGCTACCGTGGTTCGCCGGGACAAACGGTACGGAGAAGACGACGCCGCGGCGGTGGCGCGAATCATATCCGCCGTGATCTTTTTCAGCATGGCGGCCAGCGCGAACGCCCCCCTGAGCCTGGAGGAAGTAATGCAGGACGTTCGACGGCAACTGGCCGTTGTACTCGATCGTTGA
- a CDS encoding VOC family protein: MEYKLELIVLPVADVERAKAFYDKLDWRLDVDIQGEGGFRAVHYTPTGSPASIIISNGLTDAAPGSTRGTYLVVDDVEAARADIAGRGIEITEVFHEAEGGIPSVKTEGRTPGLAPERASYFSFAIFNDPEGNEFILQEITTRFPGRV, translated from the coding sequence ATGGAATACAAGCTCGAACTCATTGTTCTGCCCGTAGCCGACGTGGAGCGCGCCAAGGCGTTCTACGACAAGCTTGACTGGCGGCTCGACGTCGACATCCAGGGTGAGGGCGGCTTCCGGGCTGTGCACTACACCCCGACTGGATCCCCGGCATCCATCATTATCAGCAACGGCCTCACCGACGCCGCCCCGGGCTCCACGCGGGGCACCTATTTGGTCGTTGACGACGTTGAAGCGGCCCGCGCCGACATCGCCGGCCGTGGTATCGAGATCACGGAAGTTTTCCACGAGGCAGAGGGCGGCATCCCCAGCGTCAAGACCGAGGGACGCACTCCCGGCCTGGCTCCGGAGCGCGCCAGCTACTTCTCCTTTGCGATTTTCAACGATCCCGAGGGCAATGAGTTCATCCTCCAGGAAATCACCACGCGCTTCCCCGGGCGCGTCTAA
- a CDS encoding alpha/beta fold hydrolase, with protein MSSNSSIITANTLTIQAENDVTYAYRILGASRGEVPLVLLQHFRGNLDNWDPALVDALAHEREVIMFDNTGVASSSGTTPDTVEKMADDAAAFLNALGLGKVDLFGFSLGGFVAQHLALTYPGLVRRLVLAGTGPKGAPGMARWSEDVVAHLVTPEAPGAEDILAVFYAPTVESQRAGGAALGRIFTRSEGRDIGVSTETKDSQYHGAVLAWGQLDWDAVHTLTSIRQPTLILQGDNDLMIPTAASYLMAGLLPDARIRIFPNASHGSIFQYAPEAAAETLSFLAA; from the coding sequence ATGTCCTCAAACTCGAGCATCATCACCGCTAACACGTTGACCATCCAGGCGGAAAACGACGTAACCTACGCCTACCGCATCCTCGGGGCCTCCAGGGGAGAGGTTCCTCTCGTTCTCCTCCAGCACTTCCGGGGAAACTTAGACAACTGGGATCCCGCGCTTGTAGACGCCCTCGCCCATGAGCGCGAAGTGATTATGTTCGATAACACTGGTGTCGCCTCCAGTTCCGGAACAACACCGGACACCGTTGAGAAAATGGCCGACGACGCCGCAGCATTCCTCAACGCCTTGGGTCTTGGGAAGGTGGACCTCTTCGGGTTCTCACTCGGTGGTTTCGTTGCCCAGCATCTCGCCCTTACCTACCCTGGACTCGTGCGCCGGCTCGTCCTGGCCGGCACCGGCCCCAAGGGCGCCCCCGGAATGGCCCGCTGGTCAGAGGACGTCGTGGCCCATCTCGTCACCCCGGAAGCCCCAGGCGCCGAGGACATCCTCGCAGTATTCTACGCACCAACCGTCGAGAGCCAGAGGGCGGGAGGGGCCGCCCTGGGGCGGATCTTCACCCGAAGCGAAGGCCGCGACATCGGCGTCAGTACCGAGACGAAGGACAGCCAGTACCATGGTGCGGTACTGGCCTGGGGCCAGCTGGACTGGGACGCGGTACACACTCTGACAAGCATTCGGCAGCCGACGCTGATCCTGCAAGGTGACAACGACCTGATGATCCCCACCGCCGCAAGTTACTTGATGGCAGGGCTTCTCCCGGACGCTCGAATCCGGATATTCCCCAACGCTTCCCAC